A single Mesomycoplasma ovipneumoniae DNA region contains:
- a CDS encoding ATP-binding cassette domain-containing protein, translating into MEIALQTKKLEKYFINKFATVKAVDGINLLLKKGQILGIIGESGSGKTTIGRCLVRLYENFGGQVQLLGQIISGKKLSRKQNLFLRKNMQMIFQDPFSSLNKQKNIYSILKETLVINGIIKSKMQDIFLDWNDLIFHFKRTLEKKYLEIELLMLQGQNHEMEQFFAHWQEQIKIIEDELEKFSPESGNQNLNNEFFGQYLLYFERKQKLLASIYNLAYENVAKLHDYFYVIQKIYRKKEQAKVEAEYRQALKDVEDLRSLIKAQKSFFKKTLNESGINLKKQASQELFKFTNQNNLVSSYIAEFFYEYKIANNNALTSRDLEKYSFYKKQAIINRQISKFLGHHSRKIWEKNLFSFLEISQIEQIIEILNNFKKTMSENYKNVIFDKTNAKNYISTKQFGAKISEHLLKLELNSFLESAKKNKQIFAQKVNFRTKYLQFKNIYTVNKQRTNSDTENIEKLAKLEEILAKKQVEYDTIKNEFIQNYNNWLSEQIKEINFQKQAQTDFFSKISLLEKKVLAIHQKFIAKIKSTAEFSDQIRNIDNRFNEKIAIIKTLNVEKINIRNVYKNIQLFYGIKKPPTFFLLKRSIKKFILSELIYEALENVGLLRSFAYRYPHEFSGGQRQRIAIARALIVEPKVIIADEPIASLDISIQAQIINLLKKLVKEKNLSLIFIAHDLSVVEYLADEVLIMHAGKIVEKGKTDEIFQNPTHPYTINLLNSIPKISNAHIPFSPILFNNIYLEEQKFPNVIKELKLSQNHFVYGTKKQLDSWTLKKS; encoded by the coding sequence ATGGAAATTGCATTACAGACAAAAAAATTAGAAAAATATTTTATAAACAAATTTGCAACCGTCAAAGCTGTTGATGGAATTAATTTATTGTTAAAAAAAGGCCAGATTTTAGGCATAATTGGCGAGTCAGGTTCAGGAAAAACCACAATTGGTCGCTGTCTTGTTCGTCTTTATGAAAACTTTGGTGGTCAAGTTCAACTTTTGGGTCAAATTATTTCCGGTAAAAAACTCTCACGCAAACAAAACCTGTTTTTACGAAAAAACATGCAAATGATTTTTCAAGACCCTTTTTCTTCACTTAATAAGCAAAAAAATATTTACTCAATTTTAAAAGAAACACTCGTAATTAACGGCATAATTAAATCCAAAATGCAAGATATTTTTCTTGACTGAAATGATTTAATTTTTCACTTCAAGCGAACTCTTGAAAAAAAATACCTTGAAATTGAACTTTTAATGCTTCAAGGCCAAAATCACGAAATGGAGCAATTTTTTGCCCACTGACAAGAGCAAATTAAAATAATTGAAGATGAACTTGAGAAATTTAGTCCAGAAAGTGGCAATCAAAATTTAAATAACGAATTTTTTGGCCAATATTTACTTTATTTTGAGCGCAAACAAAAACTTTTGGCAAGTATTTATAATTTAGCTTATGAAAATGTGGCCAAATTACACGATTATTTTTACGTAATTCAAAAAATTTACCGTAAAAAAGAGCAGGCAAAAGTTGAGGCCGAATATCGTCAGGCACTAAAAGATGTCGAAGACCTAAGATCACTAATTAAAGCCCAAAAGTCATTTTTCAAAAAAACACTCAATGAATCAGGGATTAATTTAAAAAAACAAGCAAGTCAAGAACTATTTAAATTCACAAATCAAAACAATTTAGTCTCATCTTATATTGCCGAATTTTTCTATGAGTACAAAATTGCAAATAATAACGCTTTAACTTCAAGGGATTTGGAAAAATATTCTTTTTATAAAAAACAGGCAATAATTAACCGTCAAATTAGTAAATTTTTAGGCCATCACAGTCGAAAAATCTGAGAAAAAAATTTATTTTCCTTTTTGGAAATCAGCCAAATTGAGCAAATCATTGAAATTCTTAATAATTTCAAAAAAACGATGTCTGAAAATTATAAAAATGTAATTTTTGACAAAACTAATGCCAAAAATTACATTAGCACAAAACAATTTGGTGCTAAAATTTCTGAACATCTTTTGAAACTTGAATTAAACAGTTTCCTTGAAAGTGCAAAGAAAAACAAGCAAATTTTTGCTCAAAAAGTCAACTTTAGAACAAAATATCTCCAATTTAAAAATATTTACACTGTTAATAAACAAAGAACAAATTCTGACACTGAAAATATTGAAAAACTTGCAAAATTAGAAGAAATTTTGGCAAAAAAACAAGTCGAATATGATACAATTAAAAACGAATTTATTCAAAATTACAACAACTGACTTAGCGAGCAAATCAAAGAAATAAACTTTCAAAAACAGGCTCAGACTGATTTTTTTAGCAAAATTTCGCTCTTAGAGAAAAAAGTTCTTGCAATTCACCAAAAATTTATTGCAAAAATTAAGTCTACCGCCGAATTCAGCGACCAAATTCGAAACATAGACAACCGTTTTAACGAAAAAATTGCCATAATCAAGACGCTTAATGTTGAAAAAATCAACATTAGGAATGTTTATAAAAACATTCAACTTTTTTATGGAATCAAAAAACCGCCTACATTTTTCTTACTAAAGCGGTCAATTAAGAAATTTATACTGAGCGAACTAATTTATGAAGCACTTGAAAATGTTGGACTTTTGCGTTCATTTGCCTACCGTTATCCGCACGAGTTTTCGGGCGGTCAGCGTCAGAGGATTGCAATTGCTCGGGCTTTAATTGTTGAGCCAAAAGTTATAATTGCCGATGAGCCAATTGCTTCGCTTGATATTTCAATTCAGGCACAAATTATTAACTTGTTAAAAAAATTAGTTAAAGAAAAAAATCTTTCCTTAATTTTTATTGCCCACGATCTTTCTGTTGTTGAATATCTTGCTGATGAAGTTTTAATTATGCATGCTGGCAAAATTGTCGAAAAAGGTAAAACTGACGAAATTTTCCAAAATCCAACTCATCCTTATACAATTAATTTATTAAATTCAATCCCGAAAATTTCAAACGCCCACATTCCATTTAGCCCAATTTTATTTAATAATATTTACCTTGAAGAACAAAAATTTCCTAATGTTATTAAAGAATTAAAGCTAAGTCAAAACCATTTTGTCTATGGCACAAAAAAACAACTTGATTCTTGAACTTTGAAAAAAAGTTAA
- a CDS encoding OppA family ABC transporter substrate-binding lipoprotein, with the protein MKKLFIGSVLSVFSTAVFVSCSIQPAWERQEWITTVNSATSDPGAFKTWTNTFTSPTVPSRYYTASYLVQTVYENSVEIKQDGISDESKEKQDKSFNYSITKPTYSYESFVNAGAIVVRKKDGSELVFDSDAHEKGYLEPGQTTNSLVIKLKSDQKNSINSDFFVQALDEAESIHFFLKNDVKWVDYQGNPTEYTLKPEDYYYGFKAQRLSDPQYRASVGGSKKIDEEAQKKIPNFDPKSTYFTNTLINWYLLDLFGLDLADLDDENKYIEQYKGKNANFQGQKSVSFYKGASKDKVFFNGFYQKSILGGMIYPAPSGFINKRNSETQTIKDGKPSGRFGETGEALKYGAYWYGEDFRKDQLFVSPYTQLSQETHRETWKINKYYPRTGWKEQLPYIFNKITTLYSKYSSPSAFENAKFNSYREQTQLAISFDTLNDSIKNLVSSDQETYGWKLKKAESKDDLHKWYYSILVPGSLKQEFRPEVGVAFDEKYYGFNDNFAKLNFGASLADIAKGNAKVVENLISGPSLEFRQIIANAWNLYTTAQSISNSSLPWYNFVSPDNKITSKPDSKTPRDFYQEANTIKLLDQTGETYYTKTPEDEKKKNFENVNDATKQFQAPQFEVLKARMKALLDDFYVKNNIPADQKVEWTNHSFYVNSSNKQIAAINSGVKAIMDLDPRLKIKVVWPVTDRTRRLNYLLTRTGGLDFGGWHYDYDGIGTVLDGKIQRNGVGYAMLSAIYAKGPQSKIAKSYPHIYRYALAVKDFFDKFAQKGYIREFKDWKDAPNSPDFGATDQHLAPDLTYFFTGEVKEGPDPKDATKKVMKYKTFVDQINEQKDDKNKVSFDFSAQSAIFNLSYQEENSDEELIKLTAELTSLLGFGLNDLLNVASSTPYAFLENPNISIPYANNTYSEFVPPDMITIKPLKEKFQNLNKKGTN; encoded by the coding sequence ATGAAAAAACTTTTTATCGGTTCAGTACTTAGTGTTTTTAGCACGGCAGTTTTTGTTTCATGCTCAATTCAGCCCGCTTGAGAAAGGCAAGAATGAATTACGACTGTTAATTCTGCCACTTCTGATCCTGGTGCTTTTAAAACTTGAACTAACACTTTTACCTCGCCTACAGTCCCTAGTAGGTATTATACAGCTTCTTATTTAGTCCAAACTGTTTATGAAAATAGTGTTGAGATCAAACAAGACGGAATTAGCGATGAATCAAAAGAAAAACAAGACAAAAGTTTTAATTATTCGATCACAAAGCCAACATATAGTTATGAGTCTTTTGTTAATGCTGGGGCGATTGTAGTTCGAAAAAAAGACGGCAGCGAGTTAGTTTTTGACAGTGATGCTCATGAAAAAGGCTATCTTGAACCTGGTCAGACCACCAATTCGCTTGTTATTAAATTAAAATCAGACCAAAAAAATTCAATTAATTCTGACTTTTTTGTTCAGGCACTTGACGAGGCTGAATCAATTCATTTTTTCTTAAAAAATGACGTAAAATGGGTAGACTATCAAGGCAATCCGACCGAATATACGCTAAAACCTGAAGATTATTACTACGGATTTAAAGCCCAAAGGCTGTCAGATCCACAATACCGGGCAAGTGTTGGCGGAAGCAAAAAAATTGACGAAGAAGCTCAGAAAAAAATTCCTAATTTTGATCCAAAGTCAACATATTTTACAAATACTCTTATTAACTGGTATTTATTAGATCTTTTTGGACTAGATTTGGCTGATTTGGACGATGAAAATAAATATATTGAACAATACAAAGGCAAAAACGCTAATTTTCAAGGACAAAAATCGGTAAGTTTTTACAAAGGAGCTTCAAAAGACAAAGTATTTTTTAACGGATTTTACCAAAAGTCAATACTTGGCGGGATGATTTATCCGGCGCCTTCTGGATTTATCAACAAACGAAACAGTGAAACTCAAACTATAAAAGACGGAAAACCTTCAGGCCGTTTTGGCGAAACTGGCGAAGCCTTGAAATATGGAGCCTACTGGTATGGCGAAGATTTTCGCAAAGATCAACTTTTTGTCTCACCATATACCCAACTTAGTCAGGAAACTCATCGTGAGACTTGAAAAATCAACAAATATTACCCACGAACTGGCTGAAAAGAGCAATTACCTTACATTTTCAACAAAATTACTACTCTTTATTCTAAATATAGCAGTCCTTCGGCTTTTGAAAATGCAAAATTCAACTCTTATCGCGAACAGACACAATTGGCTATCAGCTTTGACACGCTAAATGATTCGATTAAAAATTTAGTCTCAAGTGATCAAGAAACATACGGTTGAAAACTAAAAAAAGCAGAAAGTAAAGATGATTTGCACAAATGGTATTACTCTATACTTGTCCCAGGTTCGCTAAAACAAGAATTTAGACCTGAAGTTGGCGTTGCTTTTGATGAAAAATACTATGGATTTAATGATAATTTTGCAAAATTAAATTTTGGTGCTTCACTTGCTGATATTGCAAAAGGAAATGCCAAAGTTGTTGAAAATCTCATTTCAGGTCCAAGTCTTGAATTTCGGCAAATAATTGCAAATGCCTGAAATTTATACACAACAGCCCAATCAATTTCAAACTCAAGCTTGCCTTGATACAATTTTGTCTCTCCAGATAACAAAATTACCTCAAAGCCAGATTCAAAAACACCCCGCGATTTTTACCAAGAAGCAAATACAATTAAACTCCTTGATCAAACAGGGGAAACATATTATACCAAAACTCCCGAAGATGAGAAGAAAAAAAATTTTGAAAATGTCAATGATGCCACAAAACAATTCCAGGCGCCCCAATTTGAAGTGCTAAAAGCACGCATGAAAGCGTTACTTGATGATTTTTATGTCAAAAATAACATTCCTGCTGACCAAAAAGTTGAATGAACTAACCACAGTTTTTATGTAAATTCTTCCAACAAGCAAATTGCCGCAATAAATAGCGGCGTAAAAGCGATAATGGATCTTGATCCGCGGCTAAAAATTAAGGTAGTTTGGCCAGTGACAGACAGAACTCGCCGTTTAAATTATTTACTAACACGAACTGGCGGGCTTGATTTTGGTGGTTGGCATTATGATTATGACGGAATTGGGACAGTTTTAGATGGTAAAATTCAGCGAAATGGCGTGGGTTATGCAATGCTCTCAGCTATTTATGCAAAAGGTCCGCAGTCAAAAATTGCAAAATCTTACCCACATATTTATCGTTATGCCCTTGCTGTTAAAGATTTTTTTGACAAATTTGCCCAAAAAGGTTACATAAGAGAATTTAAAGACTGAAAAGACGCACCAAATTCACCAGATTTTGGCGCAACTGATCAGCATTTGGCTCCTGATCTTACTTATTTTTTCACTGGTGAGGTCAAAGAAGGTCCTGATCCAAAAGATGCAACTAAAAAAGTTATGAAATACAAGACTTTTGTTGACCAAATTAATGAACAAAAAGACGACAAAAACAAGGTTTCTTTTGATTTTAGTGCCCAGTCAGCAATTTTTAACCTGTCCTACCAAGAAGAAAATTCTGACGAAGAACTGATTAAATTAACCGCGGAATTAACCTCACTTTTAGGATTTGGACTTAATGATCTTTTGAATGTCGCATCTTCAACGCCATATGCATTTTTAGAAAATCCAAATATTTCAATTCCATATGCGAACAATACCTATTCAGAATTTGTTCCGCCAGACATGATTACAATTAAGCCACTCAAAGAAAAATTCCAAAACCTTAATAAAAAAGGAACAAATTAA
- a CDS encoding ABC transporter permease, translating to MILKYSLKRLGLALLTFVAIYILVFVLLANFSPDPFGDVIDKGAKGADQAKKIADLHAKYYFDQPTLTRLAYYTADIFQGNFGARFKTGEDGKIPELFFMPLRYTILVSLPSFLISSTLGLVLGTIAAYRRDRLEDAAISGISTFFVAIPSFVLAPFVVLIAIKIGLPFEFKDAETYGSLTSFASLLPPIFVFTITSIAGYVFLVRNQVISVLSSEYILIAKAKGLSKLDIFFKYVLKNAAIPLVRSLIFSYIILLSGSIVLEQFFRIPGSSTILVSAAFDGEINISMFSIIFFTSLSLVVDIIGDLSYVFMDPRISFGQDSPVSYWARIKNWKARNYRPAEEKNARS from the coding sequence ATGATATTAAAATATTCTCTCAAACGGTTAGGACTTGCGCTTTTAACTTTTGTGGCAATTTATATTTTAGTTTTTGTTTTACTTGCTAATTTTTCGCCTGATCCTTTTGGTGATGTTATTGATAAAGGCGCAAAAGGAGCTGACCAGGCCAAAAAAATTGCTGATTTACACGCAAAATATTATTTTGACCAGCCGACTTTAACAAGACTAGCTTATTATACGGCCGATATTTTTCAAGGAAACTTTGGTGCCCGTTTTAAAACTGGCGAAGATGGTAAAATTCCTGAATTATTTTTTATGCCACTGCGCTATACAATTTTAGTTTCTTTGCCTTCTTTTTTAATAAGTAGCACTTTAGGACTAGTTCTTGGAACAATTGCCGCTTATCGGCGTGATCGACTTGAAGATGCGGCAATTTCGGGAATTTCAACTTTTTTTGTTGCAATTCCTTCGTTTGTCCTAGCACCTTTTGTTGTTTTAATTGCAATTAAAATTGGACTTCCTTTTGAGTTCAAAGATGCCGAAACCTACGGGAGTCTAACCTCGTTTGCCTCACTTTTGCCACCAATTTTTGTCTTTACGATTACTTCGATTGCTGGCTATGTTTTTTTAGTTCGAAACCAAGTTATTAGTGTTCTGTCTTCTGAATACATTTTGATTGCAAAGGCAAAAGGGCTTTCAAAACTAGACATTTTTTTCAAATATGTCTTAAAAAACGCAGCAATTCCGCTTGTAAGATCATTGATTTTTTCTTATATTATTCTCCTTTCAGGCTCAATTGTCCTCGAGCAATTTTTCCGAATTCCGGGTAGTTCGACTATTTTAGTTAGTGCTGCCTTTGATGGTGAGATTAATATTTCAATGTTTTCAATTATTTTCTTTACCTCACTTTCATTAGTTGTTGATATTATTGGTGATTTAAGTTATGTTTTTATGGATCCGCGAATTTCCTTTGGTCAAGACTCACCAGTAAGTTACTGAGCGCGAATTAAAAATTGAAAAGCACGTAATTATCGACCTGCGGAGGAAAAAAATGCTCGATCCTAA
- a CDS encoding 3-keto-L-gulonate-6-phosphate decarboxylase UlaD gives MALPLLQIALDNQTIEEAILSAKKAEEYIDVIEVGTILLAAEGKKAISELRKNFPDKIIVADGKIADAGNVFGKMFFDSGADFTTVICAAETPTIKDLVNLSHDYSQKMAKSLEIQVEMTNNFTWEQVQDWKNAGVPQVVWHRPRDSQASGVKWAQKDIDIVKKLADLGFKVTITGGVEVEDIKLFKDIPIYIFIAGRSIRDAANPEEKAKEFKDEFKKYWN, from the coding sequence ATGGCGCTACCACTTTTACAAATTGCTCTTGATAATCAAACTATTGAAGAGGCGATATTGTCTGCAAAAAAAGCAGAAGAATATATTGATGTTATTGAAGTTGGGACAATTTTACTAGCTGCTGAAGGTAAAAAAGCTATTTCTGAACTTCGAAAAAATTTTCCTGATAAAATAATTGTTGCTGATGGTAAGATCGCTGATGCTGGAAACGTTTTTGGAAAAATGTTTTTCGACTCAGGCGCTGATTTTACAACTGTAATTTGTGCAGCAGAAACTCCGACAATCAAAGATTTAGTCAATCTTTCTCATGACTACAGTCAAAAAATGGCTAAAAGTCTTGAAATTCAAGTAGAAATGACAAATAATTTTACTTGAGAACAAGTTCAAGACTGAAAAAATGCAGGTGTTCCCCAAGTTGTTTGACACCGTCCTCGCGATTCGCAAGCTAGCGGAGTTAAATGAGCCCAAAAAGATATTGATATTGTAAAAAAACTCGCGGATTTAGGCTTCAAAGTTACAATTACTGGCGGAGTTGAAGTTGAGGATATTAAATTATTTAAAGATATTCCAATTTACATTTTTATTGCCGGCCGTTCAATTCGTGATGCTGCAAATCCTGAAGAAAAAGCAAAGGAATTTAAGGATGAATTTAAAAAATACTGAAATTAA
- a CDS encoding ABC transporter permease, with the protein MLDPKEFNQKYNLKENQIKLLKLASFSEKNYQVTGKIVELWKDTVQKFFKSKISLISTLLFLSVLIIAIFTIIFSPYSVNKPISNADPSLVYEQLPSTLGTIKTTISTDILEKIRAIEVEKNISLIQGSTKELFPNRWEINVNPYQVMSALENGKNFISLVGTDQFGRDIWLRTWQGTLNALGISVLIALIQFLIGIVLGTYLGYHIGSWIDNIVLRIIDIFGAIPWIIIFIIFIAIWGPYTITIIILLSLTGWTIPTYQARSYTVIVKDEEYIYAAKVIGASKFRQIYSHILPNILGKLLSTFIASIFSSISTIASLAFLGFLQEGPESSANLGLIINSSVPLADKNPIALLLPSMVLVALAVTSRFIANGIHDALDPRVGGRK; encoded by the coding sequence ATGCTCGATCCTAAAGAATTTAACCAAAAATATAATCTCAAAGAAAACCAGATAAAACTCCTTAAATTAGCCAGTTTTTCAGAAAAAAACTACCAAGTAACAGGAAAAATTGTTGAACTCTGAAAAGATACAGTCCAAAAATTTTTTAAGTCAAAAATCTCACTTATTTCCACACTTTTATTTCTTAGTGTGCTAATTATTGCCATTTTTACGATAATTTTTAGTCCGTATAGTGTCAATAAGCCAATTTCAAATGCCGATCCTTCGCTTGTCTATGAACAGCTGCCAAGCACTTTAGGGACAATAAAAACAACAATTTCAACCGATATTCTCGAAAAAATCCGGGCAATTGAAGTTGAAAAAAATATTAGCCTAATTCAAGGTTCAACAAAAGAATTATTCCCTAACCGTTGAGAAATTAACGTCAATCCTTATCAAGTTATGAGCGCCCTTGAAAATGGAAAAAATTTTATTTCCCTAGTTGGAACTGACCAATTTGGGCGAGATATTTGACTCAGAACTTGACAAGGAACCCTAAATGCACTTGGAATTTCAGTTCTTATTGCTTTAATTCAATTTTTAATCGGAATTGTGCTAGGAACTTATCTTGGTTATCACATCGGAAGCTGAATTGACAATATTGTTCTTAGAATTATTGACATTTTTGGCGCAATTCCTTGAATTATTATCTTTATTATTTTTATTGCAATTTGAGGACCATATACAATCACAATTATTATTCTTTTGTCCCTTACTGGCTGGACAATTCCAACTTATCAAGCCCGTTCTTATACTGTTATTGTTAAAGACGAAGAATATATTTATGCAGCAAAAGTAATTGGCGCTTCAAAATTCAGACAAATTTATTCACACATTTTGCCAAATATTCTCGGAAAATTACTCTCAACTTTTATTGCAAGTATTTTTTCATCAATTTCAACAATCGCATCGTTAGCTTTCCTTGGGTTTTTACAAGAAGGACCGGAGTCATCAGCAAATTTAGGACTAATTATTAACTCTTCAGTTCCTCTGGCTGACAAAAATCCAATTGCGCTGCTTTTACCTTCAATGGTTTTGGTTGCCTTAGCAGTTACAAGTCGATTTATTGCAAACGGAATTCATGATGCACTTGACCCTCGTGTTGGAGGCAGAAAATAA
- a CDS encoding L-ribulose-5-phosphate 3-epimerase translates to MNLKNTEINFPLGIYEKAIDKRLTFVDKIKVAKKAGFDFIEMSVDESDEFAARLDFSKNQIKEIRDTLFENDFYINSLCLSLHRKFPFGAKDEKIRQKALEIMEKALILAKNLGIRIIQLAAYDIYYEQPHPDSEIFFIQTMKKIVQLAKKYSVTIAFESMDTKFAGTISRLLYLQKQIGSGVLLYPDLGNLSRFSNDLEAEIKLGKSEIVAFHFKDTLPGIFKNLDFSQGDVDFVSAFSYILKAQIAVPFVIEMWHKEENFDQNLPLSENMAKQSQIIAKARDFFIENLRIAYENQR, encoded by the coding sequence ATGAATTTAAAAAATACTGAAATTAATTTTCCTTTAGGAATTTACGAAAAAGCGATTGATAAACGTTTGACATTTGTCGACAAAATTAAAGTGGCAAAAAAAGCCGGATTTGATTTTATTGAAATGTCTGTTGATGAAAGTGATGAATTTGCTGCTCGTCTTGATTTTTCTAAAAATCAAATTAAAGAAATTCGTGATACTTTATTTGAAAATGATTTTTATATAAATTCTTTGTGTTTGTCATTGCACCGAAAATTTCCTTTTGGCGCAAAAGATGAAAAAATTCGCCAAAAAGCACTTGAAATTATGGAAAAAGCGCTAATTTTGGCAAAAAATCTCGGAATTAGAATTATTCAACTTGCTGCATATGATATTTATTATGAGCAGCCTCATCCTGATTCTGAGATTTTTTTCATTCAAACAATGAAAAAAATTGTTCAATTAGCAAAAAAATATAGTGTCACAATCGCTTTTGAATCAATGGATACAAAATTTGCCGGAACAATCTCAAGACTACTTTATCTTCAAAAACAAATTGGCTCAGGCGTGCTTTTATACCCGGATTTAGGTAATTTATCCCGTTTTTCAAATGATTTAGAAGCAGAAATCAAACTAGGAAAATCAGAAATTGTTGCCTTTCATTTCAAAGATACTCTCCCTGGAATTTTTAAAAATCTTGATTTTTCCCAAGGTGATGTCGATTTTGTTTCTGCTTTTAGCTACATTTTAAAAGCGCAAATTGCCGTGCCTTTTGTAATTGAAATGTGGCACAAAGAAGAAAATTTTGACCAAAATTTGCCACTTTCTGAGAATATGGCAAAACAAAGCCAAATTATCGCAAAAGCACGTGATTTCTTTATTGAAAATTTAAGGATTGCTTATGAAAATCAAAGATAG
- a CDS encoding ABC transporter ATP-binding protein, giving the protein MEKKRILDVKNLRVSFKTGKKQYLEVIRGIDLSVYSGQIVAFVGESGSGKSVCSRSLLGINNFAKTTATKMEIDGVDVANFKKDYQWRQIRGHKIGYIPQDPLVALNPTRTIGKQLLDGLKNDKRFKNKQEKIDFLIKLLESFGLENAKDRFYSYPHTLSGGMKQRVVIAMVVAAQPSIIIADEPTTALDPTVQSSVLALLDEIRHQYKVSIIFISHNISIVAKFCDYIYVMYAGRVVEKGTRQDIFTNPKHPYTWALISAIPEGSKKEELYTISGSPPDLRHLTAGDPFAPRNEYALQLDFEKEPPLIKISESHYAATWLLHPSAPKVELNPELKMRIKLFKEVL; this is encoded by the coding sequence ATGGAAAAAAAACGTATTTTAGACGTAAAAAATCTTCGTGTTAGTTTTAAAACCGGCAAAAAACAATATCTTGAAGTGATCAGAGGCATTGATCTTAGCGTCTATTCAGGCCAAATTGTTGCCTTTGTTGGCGAGTCGGGTTCAGGAAAGTCTGTCTGCTCAAGATCACTTTTGGGAATCAATAACTTTGCAAAAACAACTGCGACAAAAATGGAAATTGACGGTGTTGATGTCGCAAATTTTAAAAAAGACTATCAGTGGCGCCAAATTCGCGGTCACAAAATTGGCTATATTCCTCAAGACCCCTTAGTTGCCCTAAATCCAACTCGGACAATTGGCAAACAATTGCTTGATGGTCTTAAAAACGACAAGCGCTTTAAAAATAAACAAGAAAAAATTGACTTTTTAATTAAGTTGCTTGAGTCTTTTGGACTTGAAAATGCCAAAGATCGCTTTTATTCTTATCCGCATACCTTATCTGGCGGAATGAAACAGCGGGTAGTAATTGCAATGGTAGTCGCCGCTCAGCCTTCAATTATTATTGCTGATGAGCCAACTACGGCACTTGATCCAACGGTCCAGTCTTCTGTTTTGGCACTTTTAGATGAAATTCGCCATCAATATAAAGTTTCAATTATTTTTATTTCCCATAATATTTCAATAGTTGCTAAATTTTGTGACTATATTTATGTAATGTATGCTGGCCGTGTTGTTGAAAAAGGAACTCGCCAAGATATTTTTACAAACCCAAAACACCCTTATACCTGAGCGCTAATTTCGGCAATTCCTGAGGGTTCAAAAAAAGAAGAACTCTATACAATTAGTGGGAGTCCGCCCGATTTAAGACACCTAACAGCCGGAGATCCTTTTGCCCCAAGAAATGAATATGCTTTGCAACTTGATTTTGAAAAAGAGCCACCACTTATTAAAATTTCTGAAAGCCACTATGCCGCCACTTGACTTTTACATCCGTCTGCGCCAAAAGTTGAACTAAATCCTGAATTAAAAATGAGAATAAAATTATTTAAAGAAGTATTATAA